One window of the Pyrus communis chromosome 17, drPyrComm1.1, whole genome shotgun sequence genome contains the following:
- the LOC137722038 gene encoding laccase-17-like yields MAKINTIRVLPSITANLNWPLQQFNIKNAFLRGDLTEEIYMDFSTRNEKVTTFIVYVDDIMVIGNDPVSRCKSGIFLSQRKYVFDLLEETGMSACKPISTPLAEGMKLGINQNQDPVDKGRYQRFFIKEKLESKVIEVPPKEIEDQVADILTKAVSSDKFSRSMNDQLDHVKEEQARTTSSSVLLCPFLLFFGEPFLVLVIYVRPTFVPARLIKLQNVTRLCQTKSIVTVNGQFPGPRIIAREGDRLVIKVVNHVQHNLTLHWHGVRQTRSGWADGPAYITQCPIQIGQSYVYNFTITGQRGTLFWHAHISWLRATVYGPIVILPKRHVPYPFPQPLKEVPIIFGEWWKADTETVISQALQTGLGPNVSDAYTINGLPGPLYNCSAKDTYKLKVKPGKTYLLRLINAALNDELFFSIANHTLTVVEADAVYVKPFKTQTVLITPGQTTNVLLRTKSKSPNAKFVMAARPYVSGPAAFDNSTTTGLLEYEVASSSTNNKNKKKQLFTPVLPKLNDTLFSMKYNKKILSLANPKFPAANVPKTVQKQFFFTVGLGVLPCSKNQTCQGSNNTRLAAAINNVTFVQPNTALLQAHFFNQSKGVYTTDFPANPAFKFNYTGSPPSNIAVSSGTKVVVLPFNTTVEVVLQDTSIIGAESHPLHLHGFNFFVLGLGSGNFDPKNDPKKYNLVDPAERNTVGVPSGGWVAIRFLADNPGVWFMHCHLEVHTSWGLKMAWVVLDGKRRNQKLPPPPSDLPKC; encoded by the exons ATGGCAAAGATCAATACAATTCGTGTTCTACCATCCATCACAGCAAACCTAAATTGGCCTTTGCAACAATTCAACATAAAAAATGCATTCCTCCGTGGAGATCTAACCGAGGAGATTTACATGGACTTTTCCACCAGG AACGAAAAGGTTACAACTTTCATtgtatatgtggatgacatcaTGGTGATCGGTAACGACCCTG TGTCAAGATGCAAGTCTGGGATATTTCTATCACAAAGGAAGTATGTTTTTGACCTGTTAGAAGAAACCGGTATGTCGGCATGTAAGCCGATATCTACTCCATTAGCTGAAGGAATGAAGTTGGGTATCAATCAGAACCAAGACCCGGTTGATAAGGGGAGGTACCAAAG GTTCTTTATTAAAGAGAAGCTGGAAAGCAAAGTAATCGAGGTTCCTCCcaaagaaattgaagaccaagtagCAGATATTCTCACTAAGGCGGTTTCTAGTGACAAGTTCTCGAG GTCCATGAATGATCAGCTAGACCATGTGAAGGAAGAGCAAGCACGTACTACTTCGAGTTCAGTTCTGTTGTGCCCATTTTTATTATTCTTTGGTGAAccttttcttgttcttgttataTACGTAAGACCGACTTTCGTCCCTGCTCGACTG ATCAAGTTACAAAATGTGACAAGGCTTTGTCAAACCAAGAGCATTGTAACTGTCAACGGGCAGTTTCCGGGGCCTCGGATCATCGCAAGAGAAGGTGACAGGCTTGTGATCAAGGTGGTCAACCATGTTCAGCACAATCTCACCCTCCATTG GCATGGAGTCAGGCAAACGAGGAGTGGATGGGCAGATGGACCTGCTTATATCACACAGTGCCCAATTCAGATAGGGCAGAGTTATGTCTATAACTTCACCATTACTGGTCAAAGAGGCACATTGTTTTGGCATGCCCACATCTCCTGGCTTAGGGCAACTGTATATGGACCTATTGTCATCCTCCCTAAAAGACACGTGCCTTACCCTTTCCCTCAACCTTTGAAAGAAGTTCCCATCATTTTCG GAGAATGGTGGAAAGCAGACACAGAAACAGTAATCAGTCAAGCCTTACAAACAGGGTTGGGACCAAATGTTTCTGATGCCTATACCATCAATGGTCTTCCAGGTCCTTTATACAACTGCTCAGCAAAAG ATACATACAAGCTCAAGGTGAAGCCGGGGAAAACATATCTGCTGCGGTTGATCAATGCTGCGCTCAACGACGAGCTCTTCTTCAGCATTGCCAATCACACCCTCACTGTGGTCGAAGCAGATGCTGTTTATGTGAAGCCTTTCAAAACCCAAACAGTTTTAATCACACCAGGACAGACCACAAATGTGCTTCTGAGGACCAAATCTAAGTCCCCAAATGCCAAATTTGTCATGGCAGCTCGGCCTTATGTGTCCGGCCCAGCTGCTTTTGACAACTCCACAACCACAGGATTACTAGAATACGAAGTTGCTTCTTCCTCAACcaacaacaagaacaagaaaaagcaGCTTTTCACACCAGTCCTTCCAAAGCTCAATGACACATTGTTTTCCATGAAATACAACAAGAAAATTCTCAGCCTGGCCAATCCCAAATTCCCGGCGGCAAATGTTCCGAAAACTGTTCAAAAGCAATTCTTCTTCACTGTAGGGCTTGGAGTTCTCCCATGCTCAAAAAATCAGACATGCCAAGGATCAAATAATACTAGGTTAGCAGCAGCCATTAACAACGTGACATTTGTCCAACCCAATACAGCTCTTCTGCAAGCTCATTTCTTCAACCAATCAAAAGGTGTGTACACCACAGATTTCCCTGCAAACCCAGCATTCAAGTTCAACTACACAGGCAGTCCACCCAGCAACATTGCCGTGAGCAGTGGAACTAAGGTGGTGGTGCTGCCTTTCAACACTACTGTGGAGGTTGTTTTGCAGGACACTAGCATTATTGGGGCGGAGAGCCACCCACTTCACCTCCATGGGTTTAATTTCTTTGTGCTGGGTTTGGGTTCTGGGAACTTTGATCCCAAAAATGACCCTAAAAAGTACAACCTTGTTGACCCTGCTGAGAGGAACACCGTTGGTGTGCCTTCTGGTGGCTGGGTTGCCATTCGATTCCTCGCCGATAATCCAG GTGTTTGGTTCATGCATTGCCACCTAGAAGTGCACACCAGCTGGGGCTTGAAGATGGCTTGGGTGGTCTTGGATGGAAAAAGACGCAACCAAAAGCTTCCTCCTCCACCGTCCGATCTTCCCAAGTGTTAG
- the LOC137722268 gene encoding uncharacterized protein, producing the protein MGSMSSPLTMISPQPLKQSAVAVGRSPSLFRMHFEKKKPSTVAAAIGDVSANGTPYLIAGAAAVALLGTAFPILFSRKDLCPECDGAGFVRKGGATLRANAARKDEAQIVCARCNGLGKLNQVDKR; encoded by the exons ATGGGATCAATGTCTTCTCCTCTGACAATGATTTCTCCACAACCACTGAAACAGTCGGCAGTGGCGGTCGGCCGGAGCCCCTCCCTCTTCAGAATGCACTTTGAAAAGAAGAAACCTTCAACGGTGGCTGCTGCTATTGGAGATGTATCAGCTAATGGCACCCCTTACCTGATTGCTggtgctgctgctgttgctttGCTTGGAACTGCGTTTCCAATCCTCTTCTCCCGGAAGGATCT GTGTCCAGAATGCGACGGAGCAGGTTTTGTTCGGAAGGGAGGGGCAACTTTGAGAGCAAATGCAGCGAGGAAGGACGAGGCTCAGATCGTCTGTGCTCGTTGCAATGGCCTTGGCAAGCTCAACCAAGTAGACAAAAGATAG
- the LOC137723035 gene encoding probable protein S-acyltransferase 16 isoform X2, producing MTRSLGFSLPVTVVVLAIAYIYFSTVFIFIDRWFGLMSSPGLMNAVVFTGVAVMCVFNYSASVFRDPGRVPSTYMPDVEDSGNPMHEIKRKGGDLRYCQKCSHYKPARAHHCRVCKRCVLRMDHHCIWINNCVGHANYKVFFIFVVYAVIACLYSLVLLVGSLTYDPEKEDQEPGDSFQTAYVISGLLLVPLCVALSVLLGWHIYLTLQNKTTIEYHEGVRGMWLAEKGGQIYSHPYDRGAYENLTTVLGSNICSWALPTSGHIGSGLHFRTAYDYPSGASMSE from the exons ATGACGCGAAGCCTCGGCTTCTCCCTGCCCGTAACCGTCGTCGTTTTGGCAATCGCATACATTTACTTCTCCACGGTCTTCATTTTCATAGACCGTTGGTTCGGTCTCATGTCGTCGCCGGGCTTGATGAACGCCGTCGTTTTCACCGGCGTGGCCGTCATGTGCGTCTTCAATTACTCGGCTTCCGTCTTCAGGGATCCGGGTCGGGTTCCCTCCACGTACATGCCCGACGTTGAAGATTCGGGTAACCCTATGCACGAGATCAAGCGCAAG GGAGGGGATTTAAGATATTGCCAAAAGTGTTCTCACTATAAGCCAGCTCGTGCACATCATTGTCGTGTATGCAAAAGATGTGTTTTGCGCATG GATCATCATTGCATATGGATTAATAACTGCGTTGGCCATGCAAACTATAAGGTCTTTTTCATCTTTGTTGTGTATGCTGTAATAGCATGCCtctattccctg GTTTTGCTTGTGGGTAGCCTAACTTATGATCCCGAAAAAGAAGACCAGGAGCCTGGAGACTCTTTTCAAACTGCATAT GTCATTTCTGGGCTGTTGCTAGTTCCCTTATGTGTGGCACTGAGTGTTCTTTTAGGTTGGCATATCTACCTCACTTTGCAAAACAAGACCACAATTGAG TACCATGAAGGAGTGAGAGGTATGTGGCTTGCAGAGAAAGGAGGGCAAATATATTCCCATCCATATGATCGTGGTGCCTATGAAAATTTGACAACG GTATTGGGATCAAATATCTGCAGTTGGGCACTCCCCACATCGGGACATATTGGATCCGGACTTCACTTTCGTACAGCCTATGATTACCCTTCTGGAGCATCAATGTCAGAATGA
- the LOC137721757 gene encoding aspartic proteinase PCS1-like, giving the protein MKVCTFCNSIQNPSLKFQSFLLIFSATLLICFTESKLQTPPLILPLRTQQIPSGSLPKSPNRLPFHHNVTLTVTVAVGTPPQNVSMVIDTGSELSWLHCNKTRDYNNTFDPTQSTSYSPVPCSSATCTNRTQDLTIPASCDSNKLCHAMLSYADASSSEGNLAADTFYIGSSGIPGLVFGCMDSTFSSNSDEDAKTTGLMGMNRGSLSFVSQMGFSKFSYCISGSNFSGLLLLGDSNFSWIAPLNYTPLIQISTPLPYFDRVAYTVQLEGIKVSDKLLPIPKSVFIPDHTGAGQTMVDSGTQFTFLLGPAYTALRTEFLNQTSGILKVSDDPNFVFQGAMDLCYWVPQGQPKLPPLPSVSLMFRGAEMKVSDTRLLYRVPDQAKGNDSLHCFTFGNSDLLGVEAYVIGHHHQQNVWMEFDLRNSRIGLAEVQCDLVGQRFGLTV; this is encoded by the coding sequence ATGAAAGTCTGCACATTCTGCAACTCCATCCAAAACCCATCTCTAAAGTTCCAATCTTTTCTCTTAATCTTCTCAGCCACTCTCCTCATTTGCTTCACCGAATCCAAACTCCAAACTCCACCACTCATTCTACCCCTCAGAACCCAACAAATTCCATCTGGGTCCCTCCCAAAGTCCCCAAACAGGCTTCCTTTCCACCACAATGTCACCCTCACAGTCACCGTCGCAGTCGGAACTCCGCCGCAGAACGTTTCGATGGTCATCGACACCGGAAGCGAGCTCTCCTGGCTTCACTGCAACAAAACCCGGGACTATAACAACACATTCGATCCGACCCAGTCCACATCCTACTCCCCCGTCCCATGCTCCTCAGCCACCTGCACGAACCGGACCCAAGACCTCACCATACCCGCTTCTTGCGACTCCAACAAGCTCTGCCACGCCATGCTCTCCTACGCCGACGCCTCGTCCTCCGAAGGCAATCTCGCCGCTGATACGTTCTACATCGGCAGCTCCGGAATTCCGGGTTTAGTATTCGGGTGCATGGATTCAACATTTAGCTCCAACTCCGACGAAGACGCGAAGACAACCGGGTTAATGGGCATGAACCGCGGGTCGCTCTCTTTCGTTTCCCAAATGGGTTTTTCGAAATTCTCGTACTGCATTTCGGGTTCCAATTTCTCGGGTCTCTTACTTCTCGGGGACTCCAATTTCTCATGGATCGCGCCATTAAATTACACGCCGTTGATCCAAATCTCAACGCCGTTACCGTACTTCGACCGCGTCGCGTACACCGTCCAGCTGGAGGGTATTAAAGTTTCGGACAAGTTGCTGCCGATACCGAAATCGGTTTTCATACCGGACCACACCGGGGCGGGTCAGACAATGGTCGACTCGGGCACCCAGTTCACCTTCCTTCTCGGCCCGGCTTACACGGCCTTGAGAACCGAGTTCCTGAACCAAACATCCGGCATTTTGAAAGTCTCGGACGATCCGAACTTTGTCTTCCAAGGAGCCATGGATTTGTGTTACTGGGTCCCACAGGGTCAACCGAAACTGCCCCCGTTGCCTTCGGTCAGTTTAATGTTTCGGGGGGCCGAGATGAAGGTATCGGATACCCGGCTGCTGTATCGCGTTCCGGATCAGGCTAAGGGAAATGATTCCCTGCATTGCTTCACATTCGGAAACTCTGATCTTTTGGGCGTGGAGGCGTACGTGATTGGTCACCATCATCAGCAAAACGTGTGGATGGAATTCGACCTCCGAAATTCAAGGATTGGACTGGCTGAGGTGCAGTGTGATTTGGTGGGACAGAGATTTGGTCTCACTGTATAG
- the LOC137723035 gene encoding probable protein S-acyltransferase 16 isoform X1 codes for MKGNTLNQKRPAPSLILQTRSPTHQPPNPRILPAENDTQSPGDAVVLTPVPPPGPPPPPENIPDTMTRSLGFSLPVTVVVLAIAYIYFSTVFIFIDRWFGLMSSPGLMNAVVFTGVAVMCVFNYSASVFRDPGRVPSTYMPDVEDSGNPMHEIKRKGGDLRYCQKCSHYKPARAHHCRVCKRCVLRMDHHCIWINNCVGHANYKVFFIFVVYAVIACLYSLVLLVGSLTYDPEKEDQEPGDSFQTAYFQVISGLLLVPLCVALSVLLGWHIYLTLQNKTTIEYHEGVRGMWLAEKGGQIYSHPYDRGAYENLTTVLGSNICSWALPTSGHIGSGLHFRTAYDYPSGASMSE; via the exons atgaaGGGTAATACCTTAAATCAGAAACGACCGGCACCATCTTTGATTTTGCAAACTCGGTCGCCGACTCACCAACCTCCAAATCCTCGCATTCTGCCAGCTGAAAACGACACCCAATCCCCGGGAGACGCCGTCGTTTTGACGCCGGTGCCTCCTCCAGGCCCTCCTCCACCGCCGGAGAATATTCCAGACACAATGACGCGAAGCCTCGGCTTCTCCCTGCCCGTAACCGTCGTCGTTTTGGCAATCGCATACATTTACTTCTCCACGGTCTTCATTTTCATAGACCGTTGGTTCGGTCTCATGTCGTCGCCGGGCTTGATGAACGCCGTCGTTTTCACCGGCGTGGCCGTCATGTGCGTCTTCAATTACTCGGCTTCCGTCTTCAGGGATCCGGGTCGGGTTCCCTCCACGTACATGCCCGACGTTGAAGATTCGGGTAACCCTATGCACGAGATCAAGCGCAAG GGAGGGGATTTAAGATATTGCCAAAAGTGTTCTCACTATAAGCCAGCTCGTGCACATCATTGTCGTGTATGCAAAAGATGTGTTTTGCGCATG GATCATCATTGCATATGGATTAATAACTGCGTTGGCCATGCAAACTATAAGGTCTTTTTCATCTTTGTTGTGTATGCTGTAATAGCATGCCtctattccctg GTTTTGCTTGTGGGTAGCCTAACTTATGATCCCGAAAAAGAAGACCAGGAGCCTGGAGACTCTTTTCAAACTGCATAT TTTCAGGTCATTTCTGGGCTGTTGCTAGTTCCCTTATGTGTGGCACTGAGTGTTCTTTTAGGTTGGCATATCTACCTCACTTTGCAAAACAAGACCACAATTGAG TACCATGAAGGAGTGAGAGGTATGTGGCTTGCAGAGAAAGGAGGGCAAATATATTCCCATCCATATGATCGTGGTGCCTATGAAAATTTGACAACG GTATTGGGATCAAATATCTGCAGTTGGGCACTCCCCACATCGGGACATATTGGATCCGGACTTCACTTTCGTACAGCCTATGATTACCCTTCTGGAGCATCAATGTCAGAATGA
- the LOC137722267 gene encoding probable E3 ubiquitin-protein ligase RHC2A: MASMAASSYWCYTCNRSIQVRVRTQDSILCPDCGAGFIEEIPTPTRSSPLHHPFPTAAMFLDSAPVSQSPSPPRLRRNQRSGRDRSPFNPVIVLRGPPDTESDPGSFELFYDDGAGLGLRPLPSSMSDILMGSGFDRLLHQLTQLENGVARLDHPPASKAAIESMPVIKIADSHVSTESHCAVCKEAFELDSEAREMPCKHIYHSDCIFPWLSIRNSCPVCRHQLPTDVRGPRGSGRASPENNGVVGEEEPVGLTIWRLPGGGFAVGRFTGGRRAAERELPVVYTEMDGGFNTAGAPRRISWASRRRARESGGFAQAFRNFFSFFGRLRSSRSRSGNVFSRSSRRRSQRWALEDN, from the coding sequence ATGGCTTCCATGGCAGCATCCTCCTACTGGTGCTACACGTGTAACCGATCGATTCAAGTTCGGGTTCGGACTCAAGATTCGATCCTCTGCCCCGATTGCGGAGCTGGGTTTATTGAAGAGATCCCGACCCCGACCCGATCTTCTCCGCTACACCACCCATTTCCCACCGCCGCGATGTTCCTCGACAGCGCCCCGGTTTCTCAGAGCCCGAGCCCGCCTAGACTTCGCCGGAATCAGAGAAGCGGCCGCGATCGGTCCCCGTTTAACCCGGTCATCGTTCTCCGGGGCCCACCTGATACTGAATCTGACCCGGGAAGCTTCGAGCTGTTCTACGATGACGGAGCCGGGTTAGGCCTCCGCCCGCTTCCGTCGTCCATGTCGGATATCTTAATGGGGTCGGGTTTCGACCGGTTGCTCCACCAGTTGACCCAATTGGAAAATGGCGTCGCGCGGCTGGACCACCCTCCGGCATCCAAAGCCGCAATCGAGTCCATGCCCGTCATTAAAATCGCCGACAGCCACGTCTCGACGGAGTCGCACTGTGCCGTTTGCAAAGAGGCATTCGAGCTCGACTCGGAAGCTCGCGAGATGCCGTGTAAGCACATCTACCACTCAGATTGTATCTTCCCGTGGCTTTCAATCCGCAATTCATGCCCGGTTTGCCGGCACCAGCTCCCGACTGATGTGAGAGGCCCTCGCGGCAGTGGCAGAGCATCGCCGGAGAACAATGGCGTGGTTGGAGAAGAAGAGCCAGTGGGGTTGACTATTTGGAGATTGCCCGGTGGTGGATTTGCCGTGGGGAGGTTCACTGGAGGCAGAAGAGCCGCAGAGCGTGAGCTCCCAGTTGTTTACACCGAGATGGATGGTGGGTTCAATACGGCGGGTGCTCCTAGGAGGATTTCATGGGCATCTAGAAGAAGGGCCAGAGAGAGTGGGGGATTTGCTCAGGCTTTTCGcaatttcttctcttttttcggGAGGCTGAGAAGCTCGAGAAGTCGGTCTGGTAATGTGTTCAGTAGATCATCGCGGCGGAGGAGCCAGCGTTGGGCTTTGGAAGACAACTGA